Genomic segment of Eupeodes corollae chromosome 2, idEupCoro1.1, whole genome shotgun sequence:
AGAGATAGAAGAGGACAATGTACCAGCTCCAGcaccgaaaaaaaagaaaaaagaaaacacagttAGCAAATGGTACACCAGCACTTCTTTTACTACTTGTGGAAAAGGGGACTGTGATGAAGAAGTCTTTACAAACTTTCAGCAAGACGTGACTGCCATTGAGTGCTTCGAACTGCTGTATAGTGACGAAATTGTTCAATTTATTGCAGATATGAGCAATTTGTACGCTTTGCAGAGAAATCACACCCTAAATGTTGCAACTCAAGAAATTAGAGTGTACATTGCAATATTGCTTCTGACAGGATACTTGACACCAAAGTATATGAGGATGTTCTGGGAAGTAAAAAGTGACACCCACAACGAGCTTGTAGCTTCCAGCATGAGACGAAAtagatttttcgaaattcagcAATTTGTTCATCTCTGTGATAGTACGACTTTATCGCCCAACGATAAATTTGCTAAAGTGCGCGAGTATTTTACGAAACTGAACACAAACTTCAAAGCTCATTTCGAAAAGGCTGGTTCTTCACATATATCTATTGATGAGACTATAGTGCCATACTTCGGCAGACACGGTACAAAACAAGCACATCCACGGAAAACCAATAAGGTTTGGTTACAAGCTTTGGTCAGCAGCAACTCGCCATGGATACTTAGTAAGTTGTGAGCTTTATCAAGGTGCGTCTGGGCCTACACTCAAGCTGCAGTCAGATATGGGCCTAGGAGCTGCAGTTATTTTGGAACTCCATTCTAGATTACCACCAGAATTGGGACCTTACAACTTGTACtttgacaattattttactGGCTTTCCATTACTAAAGTATTTGCGGGATCAAAATGTTGGAGGAACTGGTACTGTTCGAGAAAACCGCCTAGAAAATTGCAAGCTGCCAAGTTGTAAGGAGATGAGAAAAAAGCCTAGAGGTGAGCTATGTCATCAAATGTCTTCGGAAATTATTGCAGCTAAGTGGCATGATAACAGTGTCGTCACCATCGCATCTAACTGTCATTGTTTGACTCCCATCACCAAAGTCGATCGGATtggtttcataaataaaaagcGATCGAAAATACAAGT
This window contains:
- the LOC129944904 gene encoding piggyBac transposable element-derived protein 2-like → MLGVTYEVLEDLLSGEDPGDVILFPPNDGAVTDEDSRDENDADILHLPSRMLRSQVERQSRRSVSGGNQEIEEDNVPAPAPKKKKKENTVSKWYTSTSFTTCGKGDCDEEVFTNFQQDVTAIECFELLYSDEIVQFIADMSNLYALQRNHTLNVATQEIRVYIAILLLTGYLTPKYMRMFWEVKSDTHNELVASSMRRNRFFEIQQFVHLCDSTTLSPNDKFAKVREYFTKLNTNFKAHFEKAGSSHISIDETIVPYFGRHGTKQAHPRKTNKVWLQALVSSNSPWILSKL